The Paenibacillus sp. FSL R7-0345 DNA segment TCATGATTGCCGAGAATGAGTATTTTGTACCCGTTCAGGCGGCTGATGATTTCACGGGTTGCCTCGAGGCTAAGGAAGGAGAAGTCACCCAGATGAAAAATGGTATCCCCGGCACTCACCACCGAATTCCAGTTTTCAATCATCCCCTCATCCATCTCCTGCACATTCGCGAAGGGCCGGGACTCAAAATCAATAATCAGCTTATGTCCAAAGTGATGATCCGATGTAAAAAAGACGTCCGGCATACCGGTTCCTCCCGTTATGTAATTATAAACAATAGAACTTAAGAATATGGCTGGCTATGCAGTGATCATTCTGCAAAGACGTCACCAGTGCCAAGTAATTCTTAAGTTCATCTGCAACAGCATTATTTCGGCCAGTCCCGTTTACCTGAACGCTGAGTGGTATCCAGATGGATCAGCTCCGCTAGAGAAGGTATTTCTTCATGCTCCACCAGCCATTTACGCATTTCCTTAATCGCTTCAACCTGTCCGTTGCCTCTGTCGCGCCAGGTCAGCAGCTCGATTACCCGGATGACCAGATTCATCAGGCTGCTGTGGCTGCTCAGGCTTTTTTCAGCCCTGATTTTCTGGATCAGCGCTTCATTCTCCCAGTCTATCAGTATTTCCTCTGCGATGGCCGGGCGCATGATCGTAAAACTCTTACTGCAGTTACTGCAGCAGATAACAGCAGAAGGCCGTGCTCCCATATCCACTTCTATCTTGTGATCACAATATTGGCAAGCAAAGCTTACCTGTATATTAACCGGTTGGTTATTCACGGGAACCGCCTCCTCATGGTAGCATTAAAAGTCACAATAATGTTTACCCATTTCCCTGGACAAATGACCCATTATGTGCAGCCTTGCCCGGGATGGCGGTTATATAGCCCTAAGCAAGAAGAGGCTGGCCGGGTCAATGTTTAAAAAGCCTCACGGATATGCCTGAGCGCGGCGACACTCAAATCCGGGTTCAGCTGTACACTGATGACATCAAAGGAAACCGCGCGATCCTGCTGTTCCTTCATGTGCAGATACACCCCTGCTGTGCTGCGGACCTGACGGATTTTGCGGGCATCCACCGACTCCTCGGGAGTTCCCGGCAACGGGCTGCCGCTGCGGCTGCGCACCTCGATGAATACCAGTCTGCCCTGATATTCCGTAATCAGATCGAGCTCACCGCTGCGGCAGCGCCAGTTGGTCTCCACCACCGTATATCCCCGGGAGGCCAGATACAGCGCTGCTGCCGCTTCCGCCGCCGCCCCCTTGGCCTTCCTGTTGTAGGTCCCGCCGGAATGGGCTTCCCTCATTGCCTGTTACGCCTTCCGGCCTGCTTGTCGCTTTGATAGACATAGCTCAAAATTTCTGCCACCAGGTTGTACAGCTCCGGCGGAATCTGCTGATCCAGATCTAGTTTAGAGAGAACTTCAACCAGCGCAGCATCCTCCTGCACCATTACACCGTGCTCTTTGGCCTTTTGCAAAATGACATCAGCAACCATACCTTGACCTTTAGCTACGACCACCGGTGCATCACTTTGACCAGGGGTGTATTTCAGGGCTACCGCTTTTTTCATCCCCTGTGACACTTCCTGCTTCTCCTGCCCGCTCATATCCGGTAATCAACCCCTTTGTAGGAATCCGGAGTAAATTTAGCCCGTCTTGCTGACACAGCGCCCGCCGGTCCGGAGACTGCCTTTACCTCCGGCAGCGGCTCGGTCCGCAGGCTTGACAGCTGGTACCCGATGGATTCCACAGCAGCCGCCACGTCGTCCCGTCTGCCTTCAAGCAGCTCAAGCACCCACGGATCGTTATTGTGCAGCTTCAGGCTGACGATCCGGTCGACAACCTGAACATCCACCAGGGTCTGGCCCAGCTGCTTCATATCCAGATCGAACCAGAGGCGGCAGTTCGCCGCATCCAGTTCACCTTTGCGGCCGCGCCGTGACTGGATATGTACCGAAGCCGTCTCCTCGCCGTCCGGTCCGCGCAGCGGCAGGAACATTGTAACCTGCGCGAACGGCGCCGTGCGGTCCGTATTCATCAGCAGCTGCTGGCCGGTCAGCTGCGCCACAAGCTGGCCCGCGGCATCCTTGACCGCGGGCGGGGCGTCGCTGCTGCCCATCACCTGCAGCAGCACGCCCTTCAGCGTATCGGCGGCATCCGCCCCGCCGGACGCTGCCTGCGCGGCTACTGCGCCGCCGCGCACAGCCTGCTGCTCGTGCTCCGCACCGAGCAGCTTCAGCACCCGCCCCACCCAAGACGCCGTGTCTTGGGCAGGGGCGGGTGCCTGGCCCGGCTGCTGCGCCGCAGCCGGGCTGTCCCCGCGCGGCGTGCCGGCCGCGCGGGCCGGCTCTTGCCCCGCCGCTGCAGGCGGGGCATCCCCTTCAGGCTGGGCGGCAGCGCCAGCCTGGTCTGTGAGCTGCGGCAGCGTGCCGCGCAGCTCGGTGAGCACGCCCTGCAGCTTCGCGAGCAGGGCGCCCCCGGAAGGTGCCGGCTGCCCATCGGCACCTTTTGTAACAGCGCCGCCCTTCGCAGCAGCGTCCGCCGGCTCGTCACTGCCGTCAGCTGCCGGCTCCGCCGCGCCACTCTTCCCGGCAGTGCCTGCGGCATCTGTGCTCACAGCTCTGGCCGCAGCGCTTGCCTGCCCTGCTGATTCAGCCGACCCCAGCTTGACAGCAGCGCCTGCCGCCCCGTCCGCTTCTCCAGCATCCGCAGACTGCGGGTTAACAGCTGTGCCGACAGTATCTGCTGCGGCCCGGGCCGCCGGATTTCCGGCAGCTGAAGTCCCGGAGGCCGGCGTTTCCTTACCGGCTGCTCCTTTAGCGGCTGCGGCTTCTCCAGCATCATTCTCAGCTGCCAATCCCCCCTCGGCTGACGGCACAGCATCATCTGCAGCTCCCGCACCTGTAACCTGCATGCCCGTTGATGCCGCCGTGCGGGCTCCGCTTAAAGCAGCGGCAGACGCAGCAGATGTCTTGGCAGCACCTGCTGCCTCTTCAGTCTCAGCCGCTCCGCTGCCTGCACTAGCAGCCTGGCTTCCGGCAGCATGATCCGCCACAGAAGCACTGGCACCCTTATTCAAAACCGGGGCACCCGTCTTCCCGCTGACAGCATCGCTTTCCTGCTGAGCCCATGCGTTAAGCTCTGTCTCAAGCTGGGCCAGCAGTTCATGCAGCTTCGGTCCAAAAACCGCCTGCTGAAGCCCCCTCACGCTCTCAGCTGTTACCGGCAGCCCGCGTTTCATTGACAGCACAGCCGATTCCAGCCATTCCTGAGTGGCTACGCCCTGAGGCTTCGCGCTCATGATAGCATCCAGCTTGGCCGCAGTCTCTTTGGTCAGCGGCAGTCCGCCGGACTGTATGGCCTGAATAATCTCCTTACCTGCCTTTGCATCTTTGAGCCCCAGCTGTTCCAGCGCTTCGCCCATGCTCTGCGGAGAAGCAAGCGCAGCTTCGCCCATTGACATCGGCTTCAGTACCGGCAGTCCGCCTTCTCCCGGAGGTGCGACCTGCAGCGTCATCGACTGCCCCGGCGTAAGCGGCGTTTCCAGCTCGGCACGGACAGGGGTTCCCTGAATCTGCACCACCGCTTCCTTACCGGATTCCGACACACTCAGTACCACGCCCCGGACAACCTGGCCTTCCTTCAGCTCCAGTGACTTGGCCTCACCCGGCTTGCTGTCACCCAGCAGGCCGCGGAATAATGACCCGATATTCATGCCGCACTCCTCCCTTCTAAAGTTCTAATCTTCTATTATATCGACATTTGCTGTTCATTTTATAAAAGGTTTCAGCCTCAAAATAAAGTCTGCTGCTCAGCCAGAATCTTTCCGATAAAGCTGCGCCGGTGCATCGGGGTAGGTCCCAGTGCCAGAATTTGCTCCCGGTGCAGCTTAGTCGCGTATCCCTTATGTATTTTGATGCCATAGTCCGGATATAATTCCTCCCACAGGCCTTCACATAATCTGTCGCGGGTCACTTTGGCTATAATGGAAGCCGCGGCAATCGACTGGCTGTTGGCATCTCCCTTAATGATTGCCTGCTGCGGCAGCGGCAGATCTACCTTTTCCGCGTCGACCAGCAGATAATCGGCAATCTCTCCCAGCCCCTCAACCGCTTTTTTCATCGCCAGGCGGGAGGCCTGCTTGATGTTAATCTCATCAATCACTGCCGACTCCACATGTCCGACACAGACAGCCACTGCCTGCTCCATAATGATTTCATACAGTGTGTCCCGCTTCTTCACCGTCAGCTTTTTCGAGTCGTCAACTCCATCTATAATCAGGCCTTCCGGCAAAATCACCGCCGCTGCCACCACATCACCAAACAGGCAACCCCTGCCCACTTCATCCACACCGGCTATCCGGCGGTACGACTGCTCCCAGCCCGCTTTTTCATAACTCAGCATATCTATCTCTACATTACTCATCATTTCCCACCGCCATATCCAATTATAAGTCCTCTATTAGCCAGCTTATCACATCATCACTTCCGGGGTCATCCTTCTTTAAACACAAAAAGCCACCCAAATAATTGGATGGCTCTCATCACCTTAATCCCTGGTTGTTACGGTGTCTCCAGCGTGAATGTCCCCAGCTTGCCGGCACGCAGCTCGTGCAGCAGAGTACGGGAAGCCTTCTCCAGATCGACCCGGCCGCCGCTGATCAGACAGCCGCGTTTACGTCCGACCGCTTCCATAACGGCCACAATTTCATCCGGGTTGTCCAGATCGTCTGGCAGCTTTGTAATGCCGAAACGCTCCTGGAACCGTGAACCGTAGTCCTTGATCAGATATTTTACCGCATAATAAGCGATGTCCTCAACGTTAAGAACCTCTTCCTTGATCGCACCGGTGATAGCCAGACGGTAACCAACCTCCTGGTCCTCGAACTTGGGCCATAGAATCCCCGGAGTATCAAGCAGTTCGAGCGTTCCGTCTGTCTTGATCCACTGCTGGCCTTTGGTTACACCAGGACGGTCGCCGGTCAGGGCGATATTGCGTCCGGCCATCTTGTTGATCAGCGTCGATTTGCCGACATTCGGAATGCCGACGATCAGCGCACGGTTTGCCCGCGGATTCATGCCTTTGGCAATCTGACGGTCAATCTTTTCCTTGAGAAGCAGCTTGACCTGTTCAGGAATTTCCTTGATTCCAGTCCCTGTTGAAGCATCTACCGGATGAGCAATATGACCCTCTGCCCGGAAATGCGCCAGCCATTTGCGTGTCGCCTCAGGGTCGGCCAGATCGCTTTTGTTAAGAATAATCAGTCTTGGCTTATCCCGCAAAATATCGTCAATCATCGGATTGCGGCTGGAAAGCGGCAGGCGGGAATCGAGCAGCTCGATTGCAACATCAATCAGCTTCAGCTTATCCTCGATTTGCCGTCTTGCCTTCGTCATATGACCGGGAAACCATTGAATGGCCATAGCCGTCACCTCCTCTGACTTTTGTCAGCATCATTTAGTGGTTAATAATCGAAATATCCTGAACCGGCCAGAAAATCAAATCTGCACGGCCGACAATATCGCCCAGCGGCACGTAACCGATCATCCGGCTGTCCGTACTGTCAGAGCGGTTATCCCCCATAACGAACACATGGCCTTCAGGTACAGTACCATCAGGAACATCTTCATTCGGGAAGTCCTTGTTATTATATAGAGCATTATTGGCATGTCTGGCGTCGATGGCCCCCTGAATATACGTTTCATCCACAGGCTCGCCGTTAACCGTTACGACATCCCCTTCGACCTTAACTGTATCTCCGGCTACCGCAATAACCCGCTTAATAAAATCCCTGCCTTCGGAAGGCACATGGAACACAATGACTTCACCGCGGTGCGGGGAACGGATGTCATACAGGATCTCATTTACAATAACCCGTTCGCCTGTATGGAAATTCGGCTGCATTGAAGGCCCGTCCACAATGAACGGCTTGAACAACAGCCATCTGATCAGAACGACCAGAACTAAAGCAATCGCAATCGCCTTTACCCATTCCAGTACTTCATTTTTCTGTTTCTGAGGGGGCTGGCCGCTCTGGTCCACCGTATCCCCTTGTCCCTGCTGCAAATCCTGCTGCATAGTTCACCGTCCTCTCGTTATGCTACTCTCACTATACATCCACTATACAACAAAAAAACTTCTGCCAAAAACTCCCCCACGAATACTCCTTCAGGAGGCCTTTTCGGAAGAAGCTGATCCTAAGGCATATATGTTCAAGTCTGGTTTTGTATAAAGGACCGGAGGTATCCGTAGGAATAAAGAAAAGGGCTTGAAATCAAGCCCCTTTCTTTGCCGCTAATTCTAGCGACGGATTTCTTTAATTCTTGCAGCTTTACCGCGAAGTTCACGCAGATAGTACAGTTTCGCACGGCGAACTTTACCACGACGGGACACTTCAATTTTCTCGATCTTAGGCGAGTTGATTGGGAAAGTTCTTTCCACACCAACACCGTAAGAGATTTTACGAACCGTAAAAGTCTCACTGATTCCACCGCCGCGACGTTTGATTACAACGCCTTCGAACAACTGGATCCGTTCACGAGTTCCTTCGATAACTTTTACGTGCACCTTCAAAGTATCACCTGGACGAAAACTAGGGATATCTTTACGAAGTTGCTCTTGAGTAATAGCTTGTAGGATATTCATTTAGGACTTCCTCCTTCCGTACAGGTGTTCATGCCTCTTCCGGAGAGACCTATGCTCTCCCTCATTATCCGCAGCGGACCACCGTATTCCACACAACAGAAATAATATTATCATAAAAGATAGGCTTGTGCAATAGTAATTTTCATTTATAGCGGCATCATGTCACGTTTCTTGGCTTTAATCTTGCAGTCCCTGCATAATCCGACTACGCTTCCATCATCCTGGGCATAAAAGATCAGCTTTCCGTTCTTCTTCCTGCATGAGGAACAAGGCTGTATGGCAGCACTCTGTTTGGCTTTGCGGTGTCTGTCCATGGAAATAACATTGCTGGGTGTGCCCTGCTTCGGGCTCTCCGGCTCGTTGCTGCGGCTGCGGGATTTGAAAGAAACAGCAACAATAACAAGCAATACCACAAAAACGGCTGCATATCCCATTTGCTCATCCGCTCCCTTAACCTTTACTGATTGTGCACCTGACCCTCTTCCTGCCGGCGAGCTCCGCTGCACTTGACAGATAATCTTTAAGATATTTTATCATAAAAAAACTTCAAATCACAGCAGGTTTCCCTGCCCCCGACTTTAGTCCAGTAAGTAACCCGCCTGCGGCCCATTCTTCAATTATTTACCATAATATATACTATTGACTATACATAAGCAAATTAGAGATCTATCGGGAGGGTTAACCATTGAGAAAAAAACATAACACTGCTATCGTTGCGGCAGTTACCGTATTTTCGCTCGTTTTGCTTGCCGGCTGCCGGGAGCTTCCGGGCAAAGAAGCGGCTAATCAGCAGCTGGAGGAGAGCTTGTCCGGTAACAGCAGCACGGATTTTCTAGAGTCGCTCAGTATCGATGTAAGCGCAGCTGCCGGGGATATCAGCAGGGATATTGCAGAGGCGGCAGACGATGTGCAGCAAGCCGTTCAGGAAACCGCAGCCCAGGCAGCAGAACAGATCAGCGAAGCCAGCCTGAAGCAGGAGCTTACAACATCGCTTACCGCAGGCAGTTCTACCGAGCTCATTGTGGATAATGCAGTCGGCCAGATTGAACTGATCTCCACTCAGGGCGATACTGTTAATGTATCGGCAACCCTCACCGCCCATAATCCGCTTACCCGTGATACAGACCGCAAAATTCTGGACAATGCCGAGGTTTCCATTGAAAATAAAAGCGGCACGCTGACCGTCTCCGCCCACCCTAAGGATAAACCAGGGAAAGACCTCTGGTCATGGGCACAGAAGAAATACGGGCATTCCGATTTCAGTATTCATTATGTAATTGAGGTTCCGGCAGCAATCACAGCCTATGACATTTCCAACAGCGTTGGTTCTATAGAATTAAGCGGGCTTGACGGCAGCTTTGATCTTGCCAGTGAGGTTGGCACCATCACCCTTAAGGACGCAGTGATCAGCGGCAAGTCCACAGTACAATCCGAAACAGGGAACATCGTGCTCGGCCTTGAAGGTATGAACAACGGCAGCAGTCTTAAGGCCAGCAGTGAAATTGGTGCCATTAAGGCCAGTCTAGCCGGCAATTTACACTGTACGGTTAAGGCCGACAGCGAGCTTGGCGCGATCAGCGGAGTTACGGCCGGTAAGCAGGATTACAATGGAGGCGGTCCCCTGCTGTCCCTATCTACTGAGATCGGAGCGATTTCAGTCCAGCAGTAGAAGGCTGCATATTTCTTTGTTAACTTTCATTCATTATATATAAGAAGCGGACTTCCCGGTATTTCCGGGACAGTCCGCTTTTTGCTGTCAGATCAGTGCGATAGCCAGCAGTGTGAACAGGCTCAGGGTTAAAATTTCACTGCCGTAACCATAATATCCGCCGTAAAAATTGCCGGGATAGGCCGATGTTTTCATCCGCCCGTTACCTTTTGTTTTCAGATACACATTATTCTGGTCAACATCCACAATAATACCTTCATGTCTCTTTCCGTCAGTAGTCATGATGCGCACTCTTTTGTTTTTGCAGTGCAGACAATTGTAATAAGCTTCCACCAGGGTACCCCTCCTCCTTCGTTTGCTGTATTTTATGAGGGACGTGATATTACGGCAACGGCAGGGGTACAGGTATACGCCAACCGACAACTTTTTTTTGAAACATTCTGCATAAAGTGAATTTATTGTGAAATAAAGTACTTGTGAACAAAGTGTGTCTTTTTCTTCAGAAAAGGTTTATAATGATTACAAATAGTAAAACGTTTTCGGACCTGTATATCTACTATTACAACCACTATGAGGAGGCAGAAATCATGAGCGCAGTAAGCAGGAAATTTATGAATGAAGGGGTTCTCCGGATCGCCATCTTCATCATGTTCGCGTCCCTCACCTATAGTGTGCGCAATTACACCTGGGCCATTGTAGCCCTGCTGGCAGTGGGAACCTATTCACTGGTTACCGGTATTGTTCAGCTGAAGCGCAGCCGGAGTACTTTAGAGTAGCCGCATATTGTACACATCAAAAACCGACTCCTCAGGATCATTATTCTGCAGAAGGCGGTTTTTTTCATTAGACCAACAAGACTTCTATTCTCCTATAATTTTACCAAATTTTAATTTAAAACTATTATTTAAATTTAATGGTTTTTTAGATTTAGCTGTGCTATACTTTTGGCATAAGGAAAGGAGGTGCGTTCACATCTATAATGATATGCTGAACGTATCCCTTACCCGGACCAACGGCTGATATTGTTAGCCTTGGTGGCGCGGGATACGGATCACAGTTTTATAAAGCGCCTCGGGTAGAGAGACCGTCTTCGGACGGTCTTTTTTATTTCTCATCAGACCACTCTGCAGGCACAAAAAAACTTTAAAGCTGCACCCGTACGGGTACGTCTTTAAAGTTTTTTTGGTTAAGTCTCTTTATCGAACCTGTTACCAGGTCATTCATATGGAGAATTTCGATTTACGGTTCGTATAAAACTCGATAATATCATTAACGGTGCGGAGCGGCTCCGCTTCTTTGTGGACAGTGTCCACGTCAGGCTTGAGTGGTTCATGCGTATTCGTAGTCACTTCTTGTCATCCCTTTCAATAGTTAAGCTGCTTCTGAGAGAGTGGTGTTAATGCGGCACCTCTATTCATTACCCCAAATTAAGGATCCTAACGCACATTTGCTCGTATTCTTTTGTGAAGCTTCTGTGTCACTCTCGCAGCTGTTGTATTTTGTACCGCTGAGATTTATATACCCATCTGGACATAACAAAAAACGCCTCCTCAACGTAATATACGTTAAACAGACGTCAGATATGACTACTTTTACAAAAAATACGCTCAAGCCTGTCCGTGCCGCTGCCGCTTCAATTCCTCCAGCATTTTCTTATCCTTGGCTGTAAGCTCAGCCGTCTCCAGCAGATCAGGCCTGCGTTCCAGCGTACGCTGCAGTGCCTGCTCACGCCGCCACAGCTCAATATTCGCATGATGACCGCTCAGCAGCATATCCGGCACCTTCCAGCCGCGGAATTCGGCAGGGCGTGTATAATGGGGATATTCCAGCAGTCCGGTGCTGAATGAATCCGTGATGGCTGAAGTCTCATTACCCAAGGCACCCGGCTGCAGCCGCACTACGGAATCAATAACCGTCAGGGCAGGCAGTTCCCCCCCTGTCAGTACATAATCCCCGATTGACAGCTCGTCTGTCACCAGATGCTCCCTGATCCGCTCATCATAACCCTCGTAATGGCCGCAGATAAAGATCAGATGCTGCTCCTTGGCCAGTTCCTCGGCCATTTGCTGGTTGTATGTCTTCCCTTGCGGGCACATGAGGATAATCCGCGGCTTAACCGACGCAGTTGTATCCGCAGCTATCCCATCCAGCTCTTCACCTTCCTGAACAGCCTCTGTTAGGCTGGCAGACTCTGCCGAAACCGGAGGAATGCCCAGTACATGTTCAACCGCCGCAAAAATCGGATCCGGCTTCAGCACCATGCCTCCGCCTCCGCCGTATGGCGTATCATCTACCGTATTATGCTTATTGCCGGAGAAGTCACGGAAATTGACCGCATTCAGGGAGACAATGCCTTTGTCGCGCGCTTTACCCAGAATGCTTGTGCTGAATACCCCCTCACACATCTCCGGGAAAAGCGTCAGCACATCGATCCGCATCATGGCAGCAGCCCTTCCATCAGATGCACGGTGATCTTTTTGGCTGCGGTATCTACATCCAGCACTACATCGTCGATGACAGGGATCAGAATGTCCTGCCCTTTGGCGGGTTTTACCACCCAGACATCATTTGCACCCGGCTGGAGAATATCGGTAATGGTTCCCAGCGGCTTGTCCGCATCCTGATCTGTATAGACCTCACAGCCTACGATGTGATGGAAATAGTATTCGTTCTCCGGGAGCTCGACCAGATCATCTCCGGGAACCTTCAGCATG contains these protein-coding regions:
- a CDS encoding YraN family protein, coding for MREAHSGGTYNRKAKGAAAEAAAALYLASRGYTVVETNWRCRSGELDLITEYQGRLVFIEVRSRSGSPLPGTPEESVDARKIRQVRSTAGVYLHMKEQQDRAVSFDVISVQLNPDLSVAALRHIREAF
- a CDS encoding EscU/YscU/HrcU family type III secretion system export apparatus switch protein; protein product: MSGQEKQEVSQGMKKAVALKYTPGQSDAPVVVAKGQGMVADVILQKAKEHGVMVQEDAALVEVLSKLDLDQQIPPELYNLVAEILSYVYQSDKQAGRRNRQ
- a CDS encoding DNA ligase produces the protein MNIGSLFRGLLGDSKPGEAKSLELKEGQVVRGVVLSVSESGKEAVVQIQGTPVRAELETPLTPGQSMTLQVAPPGEGGLPVLKPMSMGEAALASPQSMGEALEQLGLKDAKAGKEIIQAIQSGGLPLTKETAAKLDAIMSAKPQGVATQEWLESAVLSMKRGLPVTAESVRGLQQAVFGPKLHELLAQLETELNAWAQQESDAVSGKTGAPVLNKGASASVADHAAGSQAASAGSGAAETEEAAGAAKTSAASAAALSGARTAASTGMQVTGAGAADDAVPSAEGGLAAENDAGEAAAAKGAAGKETPASGTSAAGNPAARAAADTVGTAVNPQSADAGEADGAAGAAVKLGSAESAGQASAAARAVSTDAAGTAGKSGAAEPAADGSDEPADAAAKGGAVTKGADGQPAPSGGALLAKLQGVLTELRGTLPQLTDQAGAAAQPEGDAPPAAAGQEPARAAGTPRGDSPAAAQQPGQAPAPAQDTASWVGRVLKLLGAEHEQQAVRGGAVAAQAASGGADAADTLKGVLLQVMGSSDAPPAVKDAAGQLVAQLTGQQLLMNTDRTAPFAQVTMFLPLRGPDGEETASVHIQSRRGRKGELDAANCRLWFDLDMKQLGQTLVDVQVVDRIVSLKLHNNDPWVLELLEGRRDDVAAAVESIGYQLSSLRTEPLPEVKAVSGPAGAVSARRAKFTPDSYKGVDYRI
- a CDS encoding ribonuclease HII produces the protein MSNVEIDMLSYEKAGWEQSYRRIAGVDEVGRGCLFGDVVAAAVILPEGLIIDGVDDSKKLTVKKRDTLYEIIMEQAVAVCVGHVESAVIDEINIKQASRLAMKKAVEGLGEIADYLLVDAEKVDLPLPQQAIIKGDANSQSIAAASIIAKVTRDRLCEGLWEELYPDYGIKIHKGYATKLHREQILALGPTPMHRRSFIGKILAEQQTLF
- the ylqF gene encoding ribosome biogenesis GTPase YlqF, with the translated sequence MAIQWFPGHMTKARRQIEDKLKLIDVAIELLDSRLPLSSRNPMIDDILRDKPRLIILNKSDLADPEATRKWLAHFRAEGHIAHPVDASTGTGIKEIPEQVKLLLKEKIDRQIAKGMNPRANRALIVGIPNVGKSTLINKMAGRNIALTGDRPGVTKGQQWIKTDGTLELLDTPGILWPKFEDQEVGYRLAITGAIKEEVLNVEDIAYYAVKYLIKDYGSRFQERFGITKLPDDLDNPDEIVAVMEAVGRKRGCLISGGRVDLEKASRTLLHELRAGKLGTFTLETP
- the lepB gene encoding signal peptidase I yields the protein MQQDLQQGQGDTVDQSGQPPQKQKNEVLEWVKAIAIALVLVVLIRWLLFKPFIVDGPSMQPNFHTGERVIVNEILYDIRSPHRGEVIVFHVPSEGRDFIKRVIAVAGDTVKVEGDVVTVNGEPVDETYIQGAIDARHANNALYNNKDFPNEDVPDGTVPEGHVFVMGDNRSDSTDSRMIGYVPLGDIVGRADLIFWPVQDISIINH
- the rplS gene encoding 50S ribosomal protein L19, encoding MNILQAITQEQLRKDIPSFRPGDTLKVHVKVIEGTRERIQLFEGVVIKRRGGGISETFTVRKISYGVGVERTFPINSPKIEKIEVSRRGKVRRAKLYYLRELRGKAARIKEIRR
- the trmD gene encoding tRNA (guanosine(37)-N1)-methyltransferase TrmD, giving the protein MRIDVLTLFPEMCEGVFSTSILGKARDKGIVSLNAVNFRDFSGNKHNTVDDTPYGGGGGMVLKPDPIFAAVEHVLGIPPVSAESASLTEAVQEGEELDGIAADTTASVKPRIILMCPQGKTYNQQMAEELAKEQHLIFICGHYEGYDERIREHLVTDELSIGDYVLTGGELPALTVIDSVVRLQPGALGNETSAITDSFSTGLLEYPHYTRPAEFRGWKVPDMLLSGHHANIELWRREQALQRTLERRPDLLETAELTAKDKKMLEELKRQRHGQA
- the rimM gene encoding ribosome maturation factor RimM (Essential for efficient processing of 16S rRNA), producing MAEELTVGRLVNTHGIRGEIKILSHTDFPEVRFAPGKKMIVIPADGSPRFEVIVESAREHKGMYIAKLKGYTNINQIEKYKGSMLKVPGDDLVELPENEYYFHHIVGCEVYTDQDADKPLGTITDILQPGANDVWVVKPAKGQDILIPVIDDVVLDVDTAAKKITVHLMEGLLP